Proteins encoded by one window of Sus scrofa isolate TJ Tabasco breed Duroc chromosome 12, Sscrofa11.1, whole genome shotgun sequence:
- the C12H17orf62 gene encoding uncharacterized protein C17orf62 homolog isoform X3 codes for MYMQVETRTSSCLHLKRAPGIRSWSLLVGIASIGLAAAYYSGDSLGWKLFYVSGCLFVAVQNLEDWQEAIFSKSTGKVVLKTSSLYRKLLTLCRAGHEQVVVQLSDIRDVSVEEEKVRYFGKGHVVVLRFATGFSHPLTQSAVMGHRGDVEAIARLITTFLELHRLESPAEPSQSSDSEADILGDHS; via the exons ATGTACATGCAGGTGGAGACACGCACCAGCTCCTGCCTCCATCTGAAAAGGGCTCCAGGCATCAGGTCCTGGTCCCTGTTGGTTG GAATCGCGTCCATCGGCCTGGCTGCTGCGTATTACAGTGGAG ACAGTCTGGGCTGGAAGCTCTTCTACGTCTCCGGCTGCCTGTTCGTGGCCGTGCAGAACCTGGAGGACTGGCAG GAAGCCATCTTCAGCAAGAGCACCGGGAAGGTTGTGCTGAAGACGTCCAGCTTGTACCGGAAGCTGCTGACCCTCTGCAGAGCGGGCCACGAGCAGG TGGTGGTGCAGCTCAGCGACATCCGGGACGTGAGCGTGGAGGAGGAGAAGGTCCGCTACTTCGGGAAGGGCCACGTGGTGGTGCTTCGCTTTGCCACGGGCttctcccaccccctcacccaGAGCGCCGTCATGGGCCACCGCGG TGACGTGGAGGCCATTGCCAGGCTCATCACTACTTTCCTGGAGCTGCACCGCCTCGAGAGTCCTGCGGAGCCGTCCCAGAGCAGCGACAGTGAGGCCGACATCCTTGGGGACCACAGCTGA
- the C12H17orf62 gene encoding uncharacterized protein C17orf62 homolog isoform X4, with protein sequence MGGAFGSWGEAGSGLVVAFWEGACFLLAGIASIGLAAAYYSGDSLGWKLFYVSGCLFVAVQNLEDWQEAIFSKSTGKVVLKTSSLYRKLLTLCRAGHEQVVVQLSDIRDVSVEEEKVRYFGKGHVVVLRFATGFSHPLTQSAVMGHRGDVEAIARLITTFLELHRLESPAEPSQSSDSEADILGDHS encoded by the exons ATGGGCGGGGCCTTCGGGTCCTGGGGGGAGGCGGGTTCCGGGCTGGTGGTGGCCTTTTGGGAAGGTGCCTGCTTCCTTCTTGCAGGAATCGCGTCCATCGGCCTGGCTGCTGCGTATTACAGTGGAG ACAGTCTGGGCTGGAAGCTCTTCTACGTCTCCGGCTGCCTGTTCGTGGCCGTGCAGAACCTGGAGGACTGGCAG GAAGCCATCTTCAGCAAGAGCACCGGGAAGGTTGTGCTGAAGACGTCCAGCTTGTACCGGAAGCTGCTGACCCTCTGCAGAGCGGGCCACGAGCAGG TGGTGGTGCAGCTCAGCGACATCCGGGACGTGAGCGTGGAGGAGGAGAAGGTCCGCTACTTCGGGAAGGGCCACGTGGTGGTGCTTCGCTTTGCCACGGGCttctcccaccccctcacccaGAGCGCCGTCATGGGCCACCGCGG TGACGTGGAGGCCATTGCCAGGCTCATCACTACTTTCCTGGAGCTGCACCGCCTCGAGAGTCCTGCGGAGCCGTCCCAGAGCAGCGACAGTGAGGCCGACATCCTTGGGGACCACAGCTGA
- the C12H17orf62 gene encoding uncharacterized protein C17orf62 homolog isoform X2 produces MVCKAAPPLCWRVPCRDGPCAHAHLPALTRCAATVGSRRPRGRAEGPPCGAAMVAGAVLADSLGWKLFYVSGCLFVAVQNLEDWQEAIFSKSTGKVVLKTSSLYRKLLTLCRAGHEQVVVQLSDIRDVSVEEEKVRYFGKGHVVVLRFATGFSHPLTQSAVMGHRGDVEAIARLITTFLELHRLESPAEPSQSSDSEADILGDHS; encoded by the exons ATGGTGTGCAAGGCGGCCCCACCTCTCTGCTGGCGTGTCCCCTGCAG GGATGGTCCCTGTGCGCATGCCCACCTTCCCGCTCTCACACGCTGCGCCGCTACTGTCGGCTCCAGGAGACCCCGGGGGAGAGCGGAGGGTCCGCCATGTGGTGCGGCCATGGTGGCAGGGGCTGTCCTTGCAG ACAGTCTGGGCTGGAAGCTCTTCTACGTCTCCGGCTGCCTGTTCGTGGCCGTGCAGAACCTGGAGGACTGGCAG GAAGCCATCTTCAGCAAGAGCACCGGGAAGGTTGTGCTGAAGACGTCCAGCTTGTACCGGAAGCTGCTGACCCTCTGCAGAGCGGGCCACGAGCAGG TGGTGGTGCAGCTCAGCGACATCCGGGACGTGAGCGTGGAGGAGGAGAAGGTCCGCTACTTCGGGAAGGGCCACGTGGTGGTGCTTCGCTTTGCCACGGGCttctcccaccccctcacccaGAGCGCCGTCATGGGCCACCGCGG TGACGTGGAGGCCATTGCCAGGCTCATCACTACTTTCCTGGAGCTGCACCGCCTCGAGAGTCCTGCGGAGCCGTCCCAGAGCAGCGACAGTGAGGCCGACATCCTTGGGGACCACAGCTGA
- the C12H17orf62 gene encoding uncharacterized protein C17orf62 homolog isoform X1 encodes MVPVRMPTFPLSHAAPLLSAPGDPGGERRVRHVVRPWWQGLSLQVWAVSRVPRCPGGAPRPPLPSLTGLSGVHSPDSLGWKLFYVSGCLFVAVQNLEDWQEAIFSKSTGKVVLKTSSLYRKLLTLCRAGHEQVVVQLSDIRDVSVEEEKVRYFGKGHVVVLRFATGFSHPLTQSAVMGHRGDVEAIARLITTFLELHRLESPAEPSQSSDSEADILGDHS; translated from the exons ATGGTCCCTGTGCGCATGCCCACCTTCCCGCTCTCACACGCTGCGCCGCTACTGTCGGCTCCAGGAGACCCCGGGGGAGAGCGGAGGGTCCGCCATGTGGTGCGGCCATGGTGGCAGGGGCTGTCCTTGCAGGTGTGGGCGGTCAGCCGGGTCCCCAGGTGTCCGGGAGGGGCACCTCGCCCCCCACTGCCATCCCTCACTGGGCTGTCCGGTGTTCACTCCCCAGACAGTCTGGGCTGGAAGCTCTTCTACGTCTCCGGCTGCCTGTTCGTGGCCGTGCAGAACCTGGAGGACTGGCAG GAAGCCATCTTCAGCAAGAGCACCGGGAAGGTTGTGCTGAAGACGTCCAGCTTGTACCGGAAGCTGCTGACCCTCTGCAGAGCGGGCCACGAGCAGG TGGTGGTGCAGCTCAGCGACATCCGGGACGTGAGCGTGGAGGAGGAGAAGGTCCGCTACTTCGGGAAGGGCCACGTGGTGGTGCTTCGCTTTGCCACGGGCttctcccaccccctcacccaGAGCGCCGTCATGGGCCACCGCGG TGACGTGGAGGCCATTGCCAGGCTCATCACTACTTTCCTGGAGCTGCACCGCCTCGAGAGTCCTGCGGAGCCGTCCCAGAGCAGCGACAGTGAGGCCGACATCCTTGGGGACCACAGCTGA
- the HEXDC gene encoding hexosaminidase D isoform X7 translates to MFPYGGRLGLLRAKHAYSPSEIKEILRLATLNELEVIPLVQTFGHMEFVLKHEALAHLREVALFPNTLNPHEAESLALVAAMVDQVMELHPGARWLHVGCDEVYYLGEGETSRRWLQQEPHSKAELCLSHMEAVASHVRARHPATTPLVWDDMLRDIPGDQLAASRLPQLVEPVLWDYGADLDVHGKALLMEKYRKSGFAWLWAASAFKGATGANQALTPIEHHLRNQVQWLQVAGSVPADSLRGIVLTGWQSHGTFLKLLCRSFWIPVPSCSGSELLRAPSCGFRYDHFSVLCELLPVGVPSLAVCLQTLLHGGFAETVKARVESFLGIWSLEVTDFTSERAGSFPGSDILALVAHVSLHLCGSVDALLERDRYVTGWFSPYHRRRRRIHPVMVQHIQPRALSLLSRWSAVVGELEAALKRVFYPDAVEEWLEENVHPSLQRLQALLQDLHEAASPRPDSGQDP, encoded by the exons TTTGTGCTGAAGCACGAGGCGCTGGCTCACCTCCGAGAAGTGGCGCTTTTCCCCAACACTCTGAACCCCCACGAGGCGGAGTCGCTGGCGCTGGTCGCAGCCATGGTGGACCAGGTGATGGAGCTGCACCCGGGCGCCCGCTGGCTCCACGTCGGCTGTGACGAG GTGTACTACCTCGGAGAGGGCGAGACTTCCAGACGGTGGCTGCAGCAGGAGCCACACTCCAAAGCAGAGCTGTGTCTGTCCCACATGGAGGCGGTGGCCAGCCACGTGCGGGCCCGGCACCCTGCCACGACACCCCTGGTGTGGGACGACATGCTGCGAGACATCCCGGGGGACCAGCTGGCAG CGTCGAGGCTGCCGCAGCTGGTGGAGCCCGTGCTCTGGGACTACGGGGCCGACCTGGACGTCCACGGCAAGG CCCTCCTCATGGAGAAGTACCGCAAGAGCGGCTTTGCCTGGCTCTGGGCCGCCAGCGCCTTCAAGGGGGCCACGGGGGCGAACCAGGCCCTGACCCCCATCGAGCACCACCTCAGAAACCAGGTGCAGTGGCTGCAGGTGGCGGGCAGCGTGCCAGCAGACTCGCTGAGGGGCATTGTCCTGACTGGCTGGCAGAG CCACGGAACCTTCCTGAAGCTGCTCTGCAGAAGCTTCTGGATCCCAGTCCCGTCTTGCAGTGGCTCCGAGCTGCTGAGGGCCCCCTCCTGCGGATTTAGGTACGACCACTTCTCTGTGCTGTGTGAGCTGCTGCCCGTGGGAGTCCCGTCCCTGGCCGTCTGTCTGCAGACGCTCCTACACG GAGGCTTTGCCGAGACCGTTAAAGCAAGAGTGGAGAGCTTTCTTGGGATTTGGAGCTTAGAAGTAACAGATTTCACGAG CGAGCGGGCCGGCTCCTTCCCCGGCAGCGACATCCTGGCCCTCGTCGCCCACGTCAGCCTCCACCTGTGCGGCTCCGTGGACGCGTTGCTGGAGAGGGACAG GTACGTGACCGGCTGGTTCAGCCCCTACCACCGCAGGCGGCGGCGCATCCaccccgtcatggtgcagcacaTCCAGCCCCGGGCGCTCAG CCTCCTGTCCAGGTGGAGTGCCGTCGTGGGGGAGCTGGAAGCTGCCCTGAAGCGAGTCTTCTACCCGGACGCGGTGGAGGAGTGGCTGGAGGAGAACGTGCACCCCAGCCTGCAGCGGCTGCAGGCGCTGCTGCAGGACCTCCACGAGGCGGCCAGCCCCAGGCCCGACTCGGGCCAAGACCCCTGA